The DNA window CCTCTCCTCTCTCTTTCAGATACGGAGGGGTAATGTCGTCTGGCTCAATCACGTGGGTCGGAATCTGGATCTCCCGTGGCTCTCGGTTGGGATCCTGCATCTCGTCTAGGAGCATAGAGAAGGCCTCCCGCCCCATCTTTTGTGCTGGCTGACAGATCGAAACGTGCGGATACGCAAAGAAGCGGTTCAGTCCGTGCTGGCCAAACGAGTAGATTTGGATGTCTTCTTGTCGGAGGTGGTCCTGCTCTCGGATGGCATCGCCCACGCCCAGCGCAACGGGAAATGTAACCGCAAAGATGGCATCGGGCACCCTGCCTCGTTCAAGCAATGCATTTGTGGCCTGGTATCCGTGCATCTCATCAAAGCCTCCTTCCACAATCAAGGCCTCATCCACGGGAATCCCATGCTCCCGTAGGGCAGCCTCATACCCTGCTCGGCGGCGTTGTCCAATGCCTACATTCGATGTCCCTGCTACGTGTGCAATCGTGTCGTGCCCGGCCTGAAGGGCATGTTCGGTGGCCTGATACGCCCCTTTCTCGTCGTCCACGACCACCCGACTGGCAGACACGCTGTCGAGGACCCGATCGAAAAACACCAGGGGCACCTCTTCCTCTTCAATCTGCTCAAAAATGTCGACACTCTCCGTTTCTTCCGACACTGAGATGAGCAGACCGTCGACCTGCATTGAGAGCAGTGTGCGGAGGTGTCGGCGCTCGGCCGCTTCCTGCTCCTCGCTCACACAAAGAATGATTTCATAGTCGTGCTCGGAGGCCCGTTCATTAATCCCCTGAAGGGCATCGGCGAAGAAGTTGTGGTCAAGCTTCGGCACAACGACCCCAATCGTGGCCGTCCGATTGGTCGTGAGGGAGCGGGCCAGCCGGTTCGGCGTGTATCCCATTTCCCGGGCCGCCTCCTGCACCTTCGCCTTCGTCTCTGTCGAAATGTCGGGGTGATCGCGGAGAGCCTTCGAGATGCTGACCTTCGTCAGGTCGAGGCGCTCGGCGATGTCGCTAAGCGTGACGCGTGAGGACTCTGCCATACCCGTTGGGCGCGTAGTTCAGTCTGGTCAGGGACGTCCGTGGCGGAATACAAAACCCGACCCACGATGTCGGGATTCCGGGAGGGGGATTTGCATCAGCATGACGGGAACTTTCATTTACAAAGATGGTGGTCCCGTCATCAACCGTCGGACTTCCGTATAGAGCGATCGGTCCAACACATGGGATGGGCTCAAAGTTCGACCAAATGAACTGGCGGGGCGTCACTACCGGTCCACGTCGCCCGTCTGCGTCTCGTCATTCAAGAACATCTGCACCTCCGCCCAGGTCGGGATGCCCTCTGAGTCCCCAGCGACGGTTGTGGCGAGTCCACCCGCCACATTGCCCAGCCGTAGCGACTGCCCGATCGTTCGTCCTCGGAGTTGTCCTGCTAAATATCCGGCCGTAAAGGCATCGCCGGCCCCCACGACATCTACTACCTCCACGTCGATGGACGCTCGTCGCTCAAGACGACCGTCTTCACTGACGACAAGGGCCCCCTCCTCTCCGAGCCGCACGACGACCTGTTTCGGCCCCATCTCACGCAGCGCCCGAGCGGCCGCTGCCGGATCGCTCTCATCGGTCAAAAGGGCCGCCTCTCCTTTCCCTGTGAGCACCGTGTGGACATACGGCATCATGTCACAGAGTTCAGTGCGCGCCTCTTCCTCCGACCATAACTTTCGGCGCACGTTGGGATCGAGCGATACGGCCACCTCCTTTGCCTCTGCAATCCGCAGGGCCTCCCACACCGTCTCCCGACACGTCTCGCTCAAGGCGGGCGTAATGCCGGTCAGGTGGAGATACTCCGCCTGGGCAATATAGTCCGCGTCCAGATCTGCCGGGGCCATGCGGCTCGCGGCCGAATGGTCGCGGTAGTAGTAGACGCGTGTCATATCCGACCGGCGCCGCTCCTTAAAGTACACGCCGGTGGGAGCTTCCGCATCCTCGACCACTCGAGACACATCAACGCCTTCTCCTCGGATGGTCGACTGCACGCAGGCCCCAAACTCGTCGGCCCCAACCCGACTCATCCACCCTGCCTCGTGGCCTAGCCGCACCAGACCAATGGCTACGTTTGCCTCTGCGCCCCCGACATACCGCTCGAACTGCCGAGCGTGTCGCAATAGCCCCGATTGTGTCGGGGTCATTTGAATCATGGCCTCCCCCAGTGTTACGACGTCAAGCATGGAGCAGTGGAGGGGCAGGTGGAACAGGAATACGAAGGCACAGACGCGCCTCGTACGCTAGATGGCAGCGCAGAAAAGATCAAATCCGCACCGCCCCCCATCACTCTTAGAGACGACCCAAGACGTCCGACGAAGCACACGTCGCCCCGCGCTCCGCCTTCGTTCCCTCGCCTATCCGATCACGCCCCGCTCGGCCAGTGACGTGTGGTCGGTTCCAGCAATGATGAGATGGTCGTGCACCGGAATCCCCATTGTTTCGCCGGCCTCCACCAGCTGACGGGTGATGCGAATGTCCTCTCGGCTCGGTTCCGGATTGCCGGACGGATGGTTGTGAAGACAGAGGACGGCCGCCGCGTCATCGAGGATGGCCTGCTCAAACACCCCGCGCGGCTCCACGATGCTCGACGAAAGCCCACCTTCGCTGACGGTGTAGTCGCCGATGATGACATTGGCGGTATTGAGGTGCACGACCTTGAAGACCTCTTTCTGCAGATCACGCATGAGAGGCCCGTACACGTCCGCCACGTCCTCGGGACAGGTTACCTGCACCCGCTCGTCCTGCTGCCGCTGCGACTCGACCCGACGTCCGGCCTCGAAGGCCGCCGTAAGCTTGGCCGCTTTGGCCGGACCGATGCCCTGCGTGCGGGTCAGCTCCTTTGGTTTGCGCTGAGATACGGCATGAAGTGAGCCGTAGCTCTGCAGAAGCGACCGTCCGAGTTCGACCGCGGAGACAGGTCCATCACTCGTACGGGTGCCCGAGCCAAGCAACAGCGCCAGCACCTCAGCGTCGGAGAGCACCGTGGGCCCATGCTGTAACAGCTTCTCACGGGGCTGGTCCGAGGGGTCCCACTCGTGAATCGGTACGTGATAGAGCAGAGACGGCTCCCCCGACGACTCACAAGAAGAGTCGGCCCCCGATTCTGCGGACGACGAATTGGCGGATCCCATAAAACCGGATGATCTTGAGGTAAATTGTGACTACACCCTCAAGACACATGGTCTCCGTCAAGCATAACGTCCGGATCCGCAAGCCCGAGGAACCGCCCCATAGGGCCGAACGTCCGGCCTTTGTGCCCCCTATCGTCCTTACTCCGGCACCAGCTCATTCAACAGGTGCGCGTTGGTGGGGCTGTTCTGCAGATGGCGCTGGAGGGCCTGCATGGCTTCGATGGGCGAGCGGGAGTTGAGGGCCCGAAAGAGCTGGTTGTGCTTCTTCCGACGCACCTCACCCAACAGCCGCTCCTCATTCCGCGTGCCGCTTTCCCGCAGGTTGACCGCCGGGAAAATCCGCTTATCAGCCATCTCACGGTCGAGCACAATCTCGGAGTTTCCGGTCCCTTTAAACTCCTCAAAGATGACCTCGTCCATCCGGCTGCCAGTGTCGACGAGCGCGGTGGCGATAATCGTGAGCGATCCGCCGCCTTCGACGTTGCGTGCAGCCCCGAAGATCTGGCGCGGCACCTTGAGCGCTTCGGCGTCGAGCCCGCCGGAAAGTGTGCGGCCACTGCCGTCTACCCATAGGTTGAAGGTGCGACCGAGACGGGTGAGGGAGTCGAGCAGAAGGACGACATCCTTCCCCATCTCTACAAGCCGCTTTGCGTGCTCCAGGGCGAGAGTCGACACCCGAACGTGGTTGTCTTCGCCGCGATCGTTGGAAGAGGCAAACACCTGCGCTTCGGTGGTGCGCCGAAAGTCCGTAACCTCTTCCGGCCGTTCGTCCACAAGCAACGCCACGAGCTCCACCTCAGAATGATTGGCGGTCACGCCCGCCGCGATGTCCTTGAGCATAACCGTCTTCCCTGCTCGCGGCGGCGACACGATGAGCGCCCGCTGACCCTTTCCAAGCGGGGCCACGAGATCGAGCACCCGCATGGACATATCATCGGCCCCC is part of the Salinibacter sp. 10B genome and encodes:
- a CDS encoding LacI family DNA-binding transcriptional regulator, which translates into the protein MAESSRVTLSDIAERLDLTKVSISKALRDHPDISTETKAKVQEAAREMGYTPNRLARSLTTNRTATIGVVVPKLDHNFFADALQGINERASEHDYEIILCVSEEQEAAERRHLRTLLSMQVDGLLISVSEETESVDIFEQIEEEEVPLVFFDRVLDSVSASRVVVDDEKGAYQATEHALQAGHDTIAHVAGTSNVGIGQRRRAGYEAALREHGIPVDEALIVEGGFDEMHGYQATNALLERGRVPDAIFAVTFPVALGVGDAIREQDHLRQEDIQIYSFGQHGLNRFFAYPHVSICQPAQKMGREAFSMLLDEMQDPNREPREIQIPTHVIEPDDITPPYLKERGEG
- a CDS encoding sugar kinase, which gives rise to MLDVVTLGEAMIQMTPTQSGLLRHARQFERYVGGAEANVAIGLVRLGHEAGWMSRVGADEFGACVQSTIRGEGVDVSRVVEDAEAPTGVYFKERRRSDMTRVYYYRDHSAASRMAPADLDADYIAQAEYLHLTGITPALSETCRETVWEALRIAEAKEVAVSLDPNVRRKLWSEEEARTELCDMMPYVHTVLTGKGEAALLTDESDPAAAARALREMGPKQVVVRLGEEGALVVSEDGRLERRASIDVEVVDVVGAGDAFTAGYLAGQLRGRTIGQSLRLGNVAGGLATTVAGDSEGIPTWAEVQMFLNDETQTGDVDR
- the radC gene encoding DNA repair protein RadC → MGSANSSSAESGADSSCESSGEPSLLYHVPIHEWDPSDQPREKLLQHGPTVLSDAEVLALLLGSGTRTSDGPVSAVELGRSLLQSYGSLHAVSQRKPKELTRTQGIGPAKAAKLTAAFEAGRRVESQRQQDERVQVTCPEDVADVYGPLMRDLQKEVFKVVHLNTANVIIGDYTVSEGGLSSSIVEPRGVFEQAILDDAAAVLCLHNHPSGNPEPSREDIRITRQLVEAGETMGIPVHDHLIIAGTDHTSLAERGVIG
- the rho gene encoding transcription termination factor Rho, encoding MSENENKKFRRLLELIGDKKYGFMRELRPDLPKDDDDPFMPPPLIRKFNLRDGVVIEGDLKPGRKGGMQVGWIDSVMGMPPKEWAQLKTFDHGASIYPDEKLNLITGADDMSMRVLDLVAPLGKGQRALIVSPPRAGKTVMLKDIAAGVTANHSEVELVALLVDERPEEVTDFRRTTEAQVFASSNDRGEDNHVRVSTLALEHAKRLVEMGKDVVLLLDSLTRLGRTFNLWVDGSGRTLSGGLDAEALKVPRQIFGAARNVEGGGSLTIIATALVDTGSRMDEVIFEEFKGTGNSEIVLDREMADKRIFPAVNLRESGTRNEERLLGEVRRKKHNQLFRALNSRSPIEAMQALQRHLQNSPTNAHLLNELVPE